The Microbulbifer sp. YPW1 genome contains the following window.
GGGATGCCATGATGCGCAAGGAAACGTTTGCCACCACCGGGCCCCGTATGACAGTGCGTTTTTTTGGCGGGTTTGATTTTTCCAAGGGTGACGCGGAAGGTGATATCGCCGCAGCGGGCTATGAAAAAGGCGTTCCCATGGGCGGAAAGCTCAAGGGTGACAAGGGCGGCAAGCGGATCAAATTCCTGGTTGCGGCAATGAAAGACCCGGAGGGCGCCAATCTGGATCGTATCCAGATTGTTAAAGGCTGGGTCGATGGCAACGGCGATACCCACGAGAAGGTCTACAACGTCAAGTGGTCCGGTAATCGAAAAATGGATGGTCAGGGCCATATCCAACATGTGGGAAATACTGTTGACCTTGAAACCGCAGAGTACACGAACGATATCGGTGACGCGCAACTGGTGGCCTATTTCGAGGACAAGGAATTCAATCCATCACACAAGGCAGTGTATTACGTACGGGTTCTGCAGATCCCCACACCGCGCTGGACCCTGTACGATAAAGTCAGAAACAAGATAGAAATGGATAAAAAGGTACCGACGGTACAGCAGGAGCGCGCTTTCTCCAGCCCGATTTGGTATACGCCGTAAATACTCGATCAGCGGTCGAGCTGTCAGTGAAAGCGAAGATTTTTGATGAAATTTCTAGCCCTGATAGGTTCTGTAGCAGTACTGATAGCTTGTTCGGAGAATCGGGTTCAGAGCAACTGACAGCGACCTGAACTGATCCGGATTTCGACCCGGCCGAACACGCATTTTACTATGCACGCTTACTGGAGAATCCAGTGTGCCGCTGGAGTTTGTATGACGCGAAGAAAGCAGGCGTGGAACATTCCAAAGACGTGCCGAAAGCAATGCCGGCCGCTTCGGCATTGATACCTTTGGTATTGGCGAAGACACCGGACAGCCTGTTACTCATGAATACAAACCGCCGAACAAGTTTACCGGCGGGATTCAAAAGGTCGTGGTTGAGATGAAGTAGCAAAAGGGTTTCGGCGCTAAACCCGCTGGGATTCGCCGCCAGTGATGCCATCCGTGGCATCGGAGATTGCAACTTCCGCCGCCGCTCGGGCAGCAGAAGTCGCGCCTGGATCCCGGTAAGGTTCCGGCTTACCAGGTATCGATACAGGGGCGCTTCTTGCCGTCCCGGCGGTTCGGCGTGGGCGTGCAGGCGCGGCCGCGCGCGATCCAGTCGCGGGTCTCCAGCGGATCGATCACGGCGTCGATCTCCAGGTAGCTGGCTGCGTTCATCGCGTTGCCGTCCTGGTACATCTTGTCCACCATCGTGCGGAAGGTGGCTTCGCGCTCTTCCGGATCCTCGATAGCATCCAGCATCTTCCTGGCGCTGATGCGCACCGCACCCTCGATACCCATGGCACCGTACTCGCCGTTTGGCCAGGAGGCGGAGAATACTGGTGCGGAATAACCGCCACCGGCCATTGCCTGGGCACCGAGGCCGTAACACTTGCGCAGTACCACGGTAAACAGCGGCACGGTCATGTTGGCTGCGTTGACGAAGATCCGCGAAATATGGCGCACGGTGGCGTTTTTCTCCGACTCCGGCCCGACCATGAATCCGGGCGTGTCCACCAGGGAAATCATCGGGATATCGTGGGCGTCGCACAGCTGAATAAAGCGCGCCAGCTTGTCGCCGGCCGGCGCATCGATGGCGCCGCCGATAATACGCGAGTCGTTGCAGAACAGACCGTAGGGCTTGCCTTCGATGCGCACCAGGGCGGTGATCATGTTCCTGGCGAAATCCTTGCGCAATTCCAGCACTGAGTCCATGTCACACAGGGTTTCGATTACCTCGCGGATGTCGTAGACCGCCATGCGGTTTTCCGGGACCAGGTGACGCAGCTTGCGCTGGTCGTGGCTTTCCCACCTGTCCAGATCCCCCTGGAAGTAGGACAGGTACTGCTTGGCCACCGCCACGGCTTCGGCTTCGTCTTCCACCAGCACGTCGATCACGCCGTTGGGGCTCTGCACAGATACCGGGCCTACTTCTTCCGGGGTGCATTTGCCCAGGCCACCGCCTTCGATCATGGCCGGGCCGGCCATTCCGATGCTGGCTTGTTTGGTGGCGATGGTCAGGTCGCAGACACCGAACAGCGCGGCATTTCCGGCGAAGCAGTTGCCGGCCACGATGCTGATCGTCGGCACCAGGCCGCTGAGTTCCCCCAGGGCGGTAAATGTGTGGATGTTCAGGTAGCCAACACCGGGGTAGTCGGTATCGGACGGACGGCCACCGGCACCTTCGGCGAACAATACCAGCGGCAAACGCCACTTCTTTGCTACTTCCAGCAGGCGGTCGGTTTTCTTGTGGTTGACGAAGCCCTGCGAGCCGGCCATCACGGAGTAGTCGTAGGCCATCACCGCACAGCGGGCGGCCTCGCTGCCGAACTGTTCGGCATTGACGGTGCCGATGCCGGTGATCTTGCCATCGGCGGGACTGAGTTCGGTCAACTTGTCGAGGTCGTCGCCGTGCTTTTTCCGCTGCGCCGCCACGGCCAGTTGGCCGTATTCATTGAAGCTGCCCTCATCGATCAGATCGTTGACGTTCTCGCGCGCGGTGCGCTTGCCGACGTCGTGGCGCTTGGCCACCGCATCCGGGCGGCTGGCATCGAGGGTCTTGTCGCGGCGTTTGAAGAACGCGGCCAGATCGTCGCGGATATGATCAAGGTCGATCTCCATCTCGGACTGGACGCGCTCGAGGGACACATCGCCCGGCTGGATGATCGCCAGCAGCTGGTGTTCGTCAATGATATCGCCGGCTTCGTGCACCAGCACTTCGGTGATGACACCGTCGTGCCCGGACTTGACCGGAATCTCCATTTTCATCGCCTCGATGACGGCGATTTCCTGGCCCGCCAGCACCTCGTCGCCGGCACTGACGTTGACGCACACCAGGGTACCGGCCATCGGCGACTTGAGCGCCTCACAGCCGGCAGGAATCGATACGGTCTGTACTTCTTCGTCGGCGCCGCCGGCGGCTTCGAAGAAATGCTCGTCGTGGGCACCCTCGTTCAGCAGCTCGGCGATATGCCCCTCGACGAATTTGGTGTTGACCCGGTTGCCCTGCACTTCGTCGCGCAGCAGCAGGTTCATCAGCAGCGTCTTGTTGCTGCTGACACCGTCAATATTGAGCGCCTGCAGGCTGCGATAGACCTTGTTCAGCGCCGCGCCGTAATCCTCGCCCTTGGCAATTATCTTGGCGCCGAGCGAGTCGTAGCTTGGGCTGACCTTGTAGCCGGCGTAGAGGTAGTCGTCGACGCGGATATTGTGGCCGTTGGGTACCTGATAGGACCGGATCACGCCGGAAGCGGGCTTGGCGCTGCCGTCGGGCAGCATCTGTTCCAGGTTGATACGCGCCTGGATGGCACAGCCGAGCTTCGGCGGCGCCTGGGTAAGTCCCAGTTCTGACAGGGTCCGGCCGGCGGCCAGCAGTATCTGGTACTTGACCAGGTTGAGCCCGGTGATCTCCTCGGTGATGGTGTGCTCCACCTGAATCCGCGGATTGACCTCCATGAAATAAAACTTGCTGTGGTCGCCGGCATCGAGCAGGAACTCGAAGGTTCCCAGCCCCTGGTACTTCACGTCGCTGGCCAGGCGCAGCGCCGCCTCGATGATCGGCATGCGTGTGTCGTCACCAAGGCTGGGACTGGGGGCGATTTCCAGCAGTTTCTGGTTGCGTCGCTGCAGGGTGCATTCGCGCTCCCAGGCGTGGATCACCTCGCCGGTGCCGTCGCCGAGAATCTGCACCTCGATATGGCGTGCGTGCTGCACCAGTTGTTCGACGTACAACTCGCCGCTGCCAAACGCGATGGTCGCTTCATCGCGGCACTGGTTGTAGGCGCTTTCCAGTTGCTGGTAGTCGGTGACCGGGCGCATGCCGCGACCGCCGCCACCGGCGAGCGCCTTGATCATTACCGCTGCGCCATCGCCGAGCGATTTAAAGAATGCCTGTACCTCTGCGAGGGTACAGCTCTTGTTGATGCCACTGGTCAGTGGGGTGTCGGAGCGAATCGCCATTTCGCGCGCAATTGCCTTGTTGCCGAGCTGGTCCAGCAACTCGGCGGAGGCGCCGATGAAGGTGATACCCTCATCGGCGCAGCGGCGCGAAAATGCGCTGTTTTCGGACAGGAACCCGTAACCGGGATGAACCGCATCACAGCCGTGCTGTTTGGCGACGGCAATCAGTTGCTCGATATCCAGATAGGCCTTGACGCCACGACCGCTCAGCTGCACCGCCTGATCGGTCTTCTTGGTGTGCAGCGACTGACTGTCGTCTTCGGCGAAGACCGCCAGGCTGGCGATCCCCATATCGGCACAGGTCTGAGCGATGCGGATCGCGATTTCGCCGCGATTGGCGATCAGGATCCTTTCGAAAACTTTGCTCATAGTTCTTGCTCTAACTCCACCTTGCGGATTTTGCCGGTCGGGGTCATCGGCAGTTGGTCCTTGATGCGGATTTCCGGCACCTTGAACACCGCCATGGCACCCTTGCACCAGTCGTACAGTGACTCTTCGGTTTCCTCGAAGCCGTGTTTGAGGGTGAGGAAGGCAACCGGCACCTGGCCCTTTTTCTCGTCTGGGCGGCCGACGACGCCGCAGGCGCCCACCGCCGGGTGTTGCCCCAGCATAGCCTCGACCTCGGTTGGAAACACGCTCATACCATTCACCTTGAGCATCTCCTTGCGGCGGCCCAGGTAGCGGAAATAGCCCTGCTCGGTGAGCATGCCGAGGTCGCCGGTGCGGTACCAGCCGCCGTCGAGGAACAGGGTTTCATTGACGTCGGGCTTGTTCCAGTAACCCTTCATCATCGTCGGCGTGCGCACCAGAACCTCACCCTCGCTACCCAGCGGCAGTAGCTCGCCGGTGTCGAAATCGCAGATCTTGATTTCGTTGCCCGGGACCGGCAGGCCGAGGAACGCGGGCTCGATCGACAGATCGAAGTCGTCGTCCTGGAAGCCGGCGGTGAATGTGTCGCAGGTATGAGTTTCGGTCATGCCATACGCGACCTCGAACAGGGTGGTACCGGTCACTGCGCGCCAGCGCTGCCGATAGTTGTGATTCAGCTTTTTGATGAACGAGATACAAGGTGTGGTGTTCAGTGAGCTGAGGTCGTACTTGCCGTGATCCGGGTGGTTCAGGATCTCGTCGACACTGTCGACCAGCACGATGGAGAGGTTGACCTTGTAGTGCTGTACCAGCTCCATAAATGCCACTGCATCCCAGCGGGCCATCAGTACCAGAGTGGCGCCACTGTAGATTGGCATCAGCAGCCCGGTATTCTCGCCGGCAATCCAGAACTCCGGCAGGAAATTGAGCATTACCTGATCGGTACCCTCGGGGCCGACCTCGCCGAATACTACCGGGTAGTAGGCGGCCATGGAGCCAAGCATGTTGCGCTGGGTGTGCATGACGCCTTTCGGCAGGCCGGTGGTGCCGCTGGTGTAGTTCAGCGCGGCCAGGTCATCCAGATCCGGGGTGTAATCGAGCGGTTCGGCCGGAGCGGCGTTTACGGCCGGCAGGAAATCCACGATCGGGCTCTCGAGCTGCACTTTCGGGGCCAGGAACAGGTCGGGCAGGGTGGCGGTCGGGTTTTCCGGGGTCAACTCGGCGTAACTGGTGGCGAGCAGATGTTCGATACTCAGCTTTTCGCACACTGGTTGCATGATCGGCAGCAGCGCATCGAGACACAGCGCGACTTTTGGCTGGCTGTCGCCCAGTTGGTGCAGCAGCTCCATTTCCTTCGACAGCGGGCTGACCGGGATATGCACGGCGCCGCATTTGAGGATGCCAAAGAAGGCGATATGGTATTGCGGGCAATTGGGCATGAATACGGTCACGCCGTCGCCGGGCTGAATGCCGTAGCTGCGCAGCAGGTTGGCGAAGCGGGTGCTGAGCTCATCCAGTTCGGCGTAGCTGAGATCGTAGCCGTAGAAATGGATGGCGGGCTTGTTCGGGTTGATTCTCGCCCATTGTGCCAGGTATTCGGTAACCGGCTTTTCGCCGTGCGGATACAGCGGAGTCTGGGGGGCGCCCTGCGGCCAGTTGGCCTGGTGCAGTTCGCGGACCTGTTTCAGGTAGGCTTGTTCACTCATCATCGGCCTCTTCTTATCGTATTTATACACGCTGAAGTTGAATCTTCATTGCGGTTAACCTCACTTCACAGACTGTCAGCCCTCCATTGCTATCTAGCCATCTCGCAGCACTGCCCAGGCAATGGGTTAAGTGCATGGTTTCGGACGGACGTTATCGGTCCGTCATTTCGTCGTTAAAAAGCGTTGCGTCCCAGGGGGCGATACTCCGCCCGAAGGGGAAGCCAGAGGCAAAATCCCGCACTGGCTCAGTTGCGCATGGCTATTTCACAACCAAAAATTACAGCT
Protein-coding sequences here:
- a CDS encoding carboxyl transferase domain-containing protein, with the translated sequence MSKVFERILIANRGEIAIRIAQTCADMGIASLAVFAEDDSQSLHTKKTDQAVQLSGRGVKAYLDIEQLIAVAKQHGCDAVHPGYGFLSENSAFSRRCADEGITFIGASAELLDQLGNKAIAREMAIRSDTPLTSGINKSCTLAEVQAFFKSLGDGAAVMIKALAGGGGRGMRPVTDYQQLESAYNQCRDEATIAFGSGELYVEQLVQHARHIEVQILGDGTGEVIHAWERECTLQRRNQKLLEIAPSPSLGDDTRMPIIEAALRLASDVKYQGLGTFEFLLDAGDHSKFYFMEVNPRIQVEHTITEEITGLNLVKYQILLAAGRTLSELGLTQAPPKLGCAIQARINLEQMLPDGSAKPASGVIRSYQVPNGHNIRVDDYLYAGYKVSPSYDSLGAKIIAKGEDYGAALNKVYRSLQALNIDGVSSNKTLLMNLLLRDEVQGNRVNTKFVEGHIAELLNEGAHDEHFFEAAGGADEEVQTVSIPAGCEALKSPMAGTLVCVNVSAGDEVLAGQEIAVIEAMKMEIPVKSGHDGVITEVLVHEAGDIIDEHQLLAIIQPGDVSLERVQSEMEIDLDHIRDDLAAFFKRRDKTLDASRPDAVAKRHDVGKRTARENVNDLIDEGSFNEYGQLAVAAQRKKHGDDLDKLTELSPADGKITGIGTVNAEQFGSEAARCAVMAYDYSVMAGSQGFVNHKKTDRLLEVAKKWRLPLVLFAEGAGGRPSDTDYPGVGYLNIHTFTALGELSGLVPTISIVAGNCFAGNAALFGVCDLTIATKQASIGMAGPAMIEGGGLGKCTPEEVGPVSVQSPNGVIDVLVEDEAEAVAVAKQYLSYFQGDLDRWESHDQRKLRHLVPENRMAVYDIREVIETLCDMDSVLELRKDFARNMITALVRIEGKPYGLFCNDSRIIGGAIDAPAGDKLARFIQLCDAHDIPMISLVDTPGFMVGPESEKNATVRHISRIFVNAANMTVPLFTVVLRKCYGLGAQAMAGGGYSAPVFSASWPNGEYGAMGIEGAVRISARKMLDAIEDPEEREATFRTMVDKMYQDGNAMNAASYLEIDAVIDPLETRDWIARGRACTPTPNRRDGKKRPCIDTW
- a CDS encoding AMP-binding protein, with protein sequence MMSEQAYLKQVRELHQANWPQGAPQTPLYPHGEKPVTEYLAQWARINPNKPAIHFYGYDLSYAELDELSTRFANLLRSYGIQPGDGVTVFMPNCPQYHIAFFGILKCGAVHIPVSPLSKEMELLHQLGDSQPKVALCLDALLPIMQPVCEKLSIEHLLATSYAELTPENPTATLPDLFLAPKVQLESPIVDFLPAVNAAPAEPLDYTPDLDDLAALNYTSGTTGLPKGVMHTQRNMLGSMAAYYPVVFGEVGPEGTDQVMLNFLPEFWIAGENTGLLMPIYSGATLVLMARWDAVAFMELVQHYKVNLSIVLVDSVDEILNHPDHGKYDLSSLNTTPCISFIKKLNHNYRQRWRAVTGTTLFEVAYGMTETHTCDTFTAGFQDDDFDLSIEPAFLGLPVPGNEIKICDFDTGELLPLGSEGEVLVRTPTMMKGYWNKPDVNETLFLDGGWYRTGDLGMLTEQGYFRYLGRRKEMLKVNGMSVFPTEVEAMLGQHPAVGACGVVGRPDEKKGQVPVAFLTLKHGFEETEESLYDWCKGAMAVFKVPEIRIKDQLPMTPTGKIRKVELEQEL